AAAGCAAGAACAAATATCAACTCCAAAAGGATTTGAAGATGATAAAAAAGTAAAAATTGAAAGATTTTTAATAAGTGGTGCAACTCATATGAGCAATGAAGAATTAAAACAAATAGTAGCTCCTTATGAAAAACAAGATTTAAGTTTTAATCAAATTCAAGAAATAACTACTCTTATTACAAAAACATATAGACAAAAAGGTTACTTTGTAGCAAGGGCTTACATTCCTGAACAAAATATCTATACTCAAAATGGAGTACTTAAAATTAATGTTATTGAGGGAAATTATGGAGAGTTCAAATTAGAAAATAAATCACTAGTTAAAGACTCAATTCTTCAATCAAATCTTGATGATATAAAAGACAAAGATATTGTTTCAACAAATACACTAGAACGTGCAATGTTAATAATAAATGATACTGCTGGAGCTGTTGTTACAAAAGCCGATGTAAGACCTGGTAAAGAAGTGGGTACTAGTGATTTTTTAATAGGAACGGAAGAAACAAATAGAGTAAATGGATATTTAATAGGTGACAACTATGGTTCACAATATACAGGAAAACATAGAATAATGACAGCAGTTGATATTAACTCTCCTTTTAATATTGGAGATAAAATATCTGCTTTTGGATTTACATCCCAAAAAGAGGGACTTTTAAGCGGAAAACTATCTTATGATTTTCCAATTCATGCAAATGGAACAAGAGGAGAGATTAGCTACTCTAAAACTACTTATGAGCTAGGAAGTTCCTATAAAGAGCTAGATGCAATTGGAAAAAATGATAGCTTAACAGCAAGAGTTACTTATCCTATTTTAAAAACAAGAGTTGAAAATTTAGATTCATATGTAGAAGTTTCATATAATAAAATGAAAGATGAAATTCAATCTGTTGATTCAAAAGTTAAAAAAGATTCATATATAGCGACAACTGGACTTGATTACACAAAAGATTCGCTTATTTTTAATAAAAATTCTCAAACAAGAGCAGCAGTTTCAATTACATTTGGAAAACTAAATTTTAATGATAAAGATGACAAAGAAACTGATAAAAATGGAGCAAATACTCAAGGACAATTTTCAAAAATAAATCTTGAATTGGGTAAAGATATAGATATTTTTGATAGCTTAAAATGGAGTAATAGTTTACAAATGCAATATGCACTTGGAAATAAAAACCTAGATGGAAGTCAAGATTTAAGTGTTGGTGGAATAAATGGAGTTAGATTTTATCAAGATGGTGAAGAAAGTGCTGAAAATGGATATATCTATAACACAGAATTTATATACACATTGCCAATAATTGCAGGAATTGATAATAAAATATCTATATTTTATGATATAGGTCGTGTTTATATGAGTAAAAATATTACACAAGAAAAATCAAAAACACTTCAAGATATAGGACTTGGATATAAAGTTAGTTATAAAAACTTTTTTGCAAATAGTTATTTAGCTTACAATATAGGAAATGAAGTAACTTCTCAAGATAATTATAATAGTAGAGCTATGTTTCAAGTCGGGTATGTTTTTTAATTGTTAAAAACAGTTATTAATCTAAGAAGATTTTATTAAAAATTAAAATCTTCTCCTAAATAATGCTCTTTAACATTTATATCTTTTTTAATCTCTTCAGATGTTCCACTAGCAAGTAAACTTCCACTTTTCATAACATAAGCTCTATGACAAATTTGCAAAGTCTCTCTTACATTATGGTCAGTTATTAAAACTCCTATTCCTATCTTTGTAAGCTCATTTATCAAATCTTGAATATCTTTTACCGCAATTGGATCAACTCCTGCAAAAGGCTCATCAAGAAGTAAAAATTTTGGTTTTGAAACTAAAGCTCTTGCAATTTCAGTTCTTCTTCTTTCACCACCAGAAAGAGAGATTCCTTTTCTTTGACGAATAGGTTCAATATCCAAAAGTTCTAACAGCTCTTCAACTCGTCTATTTTGTTCTTCTTTATCTTTTATTACAATTTCAGCTGCTAAAAGAAGGTTCTCTTCTACACTTAAATCCTTAAAAATAGATGATTCCTGAGGCAAGTACCCTATTCCTTTTAAAGCTCTTTTATGAAGTGGAATTGCCGTAATATCTTCATCATCAAAAAAAACTTTACCACTAGTTGGTTTTACAAGTCCACAAACTGTGTAAAAAGTTGTAGTTTTCCCAGCTCCATTTGGTCCTAAAAGACCAACTATCTCTCCTGAATTTATTTCAAGTGAAATTCCATGTAATATTTCAGTTTTTTTAATACTCTTTTTGATATCAACAATTCTTAAATTATTCATCTATTTTATACAACCTTTTATCATCATTTTTTAAAATATTTATAACAACCACATCAAAACCATAGTCATTTAAAATATTTTCTAGCTTACTATCACCCCATTCAACAAAATGTAAACCATTTTTTTCAAACTCTTCTAACATACCTAAAGAGATAAACTCTTCTAAGGTTTTATTATATAAATCATAGTGAAAAATATCTTCACCATATAAAACTTGCAAAGAAAAAGTTGGAGAATTTACAACATCATCAATCCCTAAAGACTCTACAAAATGTTTAACAAGTGTTGTTTTACCACTTGCTAGATCTCCTCTTAATATTACAATACAATCTCTATTTTCCAATATTTTTTTAAGCTCATCAACAAAAATTGAAATATTGCTTAAATCAAGCAAAAACTCTCTTTTCATTAGCAAGAATACTTTTGAGAAAATTTTATAATTTCTTCTAGTTTTCTTTTTGCTTTTCCTCCATTTATAGCATCTCTTGCTATTTCAACACCCTCTTTTATATCTCTTGCTTTCCCATCTACAAGTAATGCAACAGCTGAATTTATCAAAACAATATCTAGCTTTGCACCATTTTCTTTTCCATATAAAATATCTCTTGTAATTTGTGCATTAATTTCTGGACCAGCACCTACTATATCACTTTTTGAAGCTAATTTTAAACCATAATTTTCTGGATTTATCTCCAAATCACTCTGTTTTCCATTTTCTAAAAGTGTTGCATAAGTAATACTAGAGATTGAAACTTCATCCATACCATCAGCAGATGATAATACCATAGCTCTTTTACAATCAAGCATATCCAAAGCAGTTGCAATTTTATTTATAAAATCCTTACTAAATACTCCAATAACTTGCTTAGAAACACCAGCTGGATTACAAAGTGGTCCAAGAATATTCATAATAGTTCTATGGTCTATAGTTTTTCTTACAGGTGTGATATATTTCATTGCAGGATGATGATTTGCAGCAAACATAAATCCAAAACCAGTAACTTCAAGCATCTTTGCTGTATCTTCTAAACTTAAATTTAGATTTATTCCAAGAGCTTCTAGCATATCAGCACTTCCACTTTTGCTTGTAACACTTCTATTTCCATGCTTTGCAACAAAACAACCAGCACTTGCAAGTAAAATTGAAACTGTACTTGATATATTAAAACTATAGCTTTTATCTCCACCTGTTCCAACTATATCAATAGCTTTTTCTCTTAAACTTTCACTTATAGGAAGAGGTATAACAAAATCTCTCATAGAACTAGCAGCTCCTGCAAGCTCACTTGCAGTTTCACCTCTTTCATATAGAGCTAAAAAATATTCTCTCATCTCATCATGAGATAACTTATCTTGAAAAATTTCATCAAACTTTGCTTTTGTCTCTAAAAACATCTAATTTAACCTTTGTACATACTCATCAATTTTTGATTTTGGAGTTGATTTTGTCGTTGGAATTTGAAGAATTTTAAATTTCTCACTTTTTTCAAGATATTTTATCTCAATAATATCTCCAACTTTTACCTCTTTTGCTTTTTTTACTGAAACATCATTTAAAAACACAACTTTGTGTTCCAACATATCTTCAGCAACTGCTCTTCTTTTTGTTATATTTACAGCGTTTAAAAATTTATCTATTCTCATAAAAAAGATTATAACAAATTTAAACTAAAATGATTTTTCTTATACTTTTTGAAGTAATTTATCAAGCCATTTTTGACTTAAAACTCTTTTTGCAAAACCTAAAATATATGTAGCCTTTGTCACATAATATCTAGGTTTTGGTTTTTTACTTTTTATTATTTCTAAAACAACATTTGCAACACTACTTGGTGGAAGAGTAAATACTCCTTTATCATCACTACTTTCAAGTCTTGCTTTTAGCTCTTTTTCATAAGAACTTTTCCAAAAACTATTTTCTATATTTATATATTTTTTAAAATTTTTTAAAGAATTTTCTCTAAACTTTGAAGTAACAGGACCCGTGTTTATAGTACTTATAAAAATATCACTACCTAAAGTTTCAAGTCTTAAAGTATCACAAAGTCCCTCAATAGCATATTTACTAGCATTATATGCTCCACGAAATCTTAAAGATATGATTCCTAAAACAGAGCTATGCTGAATTATTTTTCCATATCCTTGATCTCTAAAAACTCTCATAGCTTGAGTTGTAACTTCGTGAAGCCCAAAAAAGTTTGTATCAAATAGCTCTTTTAAAATATTTGTATTTATATCTTCAACAGCACCTGGAACTGCAAAACCAGCATTGTTAAAAACACAATCTAGTTTTTTATCCTCTTTTAAAATCCAATTTAATGCAAAACTTATCTCATCTTTGTTTCTAACATCAATTTTAAAAGCTTTTAATCCCAAATCTTCTAGCATTTTTACATCTTTTTGCTCTCTTGCACTTGCATATACTTTTATACCATTTTTTTGTAAAAATAGTGCCGTTTCAAGTCCTATTCCACTTGAACATCCAGTTATTAATATATTTTGCAACTTAATTCCTAATAAATTTTTGGCTATTATACCCAAAAATTATTTGAGCAAAAAATGACAAAAAAAGATAAAGAGTTAAAAGAATTATTAGATATTGAAGCAAATAGTAGAAACAATTGTTTTGAGTTAAGTTATGAAAAGCCAGACCCTTTGATGGTTGCAAAAAAACAAAAAGATGAGTATGCAATACTTATTTGTGCTTTATTTGCTTATGGAAATGCTAAACAAATAGTTAAGTTTTTGGATAGTTTAGATTTTTCACTTCTAGAAAAAAGTGAAAAACAGATTGAAGAAAAATTAAAGAATCACTACTATAGATTTCAAAATAGCTCTGATGTTTTAGCAGTTTTTAAAACTTTTAGAATATTAAAAAAAGAACATAGCCTTGAAGAACTTTTTTTTGAAGGCTATAAAAATGAAAATAGTGTTTTAGAAGGTATAGATTTTGTTATACAAAAAATAAAAGAGACAGCAAACTACTCTTCGCAAGGTTTTGATTTTTTAGTTGGCAATCCACTAAAAAGAGA
Above is a genomic segment from Aliarcobacter cryaerophilus containing:
- a CDS encoding ShlB/FhaC/HecB family hemolysin secretion/activation protein, with amino-acid sequence MKIKNSILLSSLLASTIYANPIPPKISDVLKEVTPPKIEKEKREIPKIKQEQISTPKGFEDDKKVKIERFLISGATHMSNEELKQIVAPYEKQDLSFNQIQEITTLITKTYRQKGYFVARAYIPEQNIYTQNGVLKINVIEGNYGEFKLENKSLVKDSILQSNLDDIKDKDIVSTNTLERAMLIINDTAGAVVTKADVRPGKEVGTSDFLIGTEETNRVNGYLIGDNYGSQYTGKHRIMTAVDINSPFNIGDKISAFGFTSQKEGLLSGKLSYDFPIHANGTRGEISYSKTTYELGSSYKELDAIGKNDSLTARVTYPILKTRVENLDSYVEVSYNKMKDEIQSVDSKVKKDSYIATTGLDYTKDSLIFNKNSQTRAAVSITFGKLNFNDKDDKETDKNGANTQGQFSKINLELGKDIDIFDSLKWSNSLQMQYALGNKNLDGSQDLSVGGINGVRFYQDGEESAENGYIYNTEFIYTLPIIAGIDNKISIFYDIGRVYMSKNITQEKSKTLQDIGLGYKVSYKNFFANSYLAYNIGNEVTSQDNYNSRAMFQVGYVF
- the lptB gene encoding LPS export ABC transporter ATP-binding protein, which gives rise to MNNLRIVDIKKSIKKTEILHGISLEINSGEIVGLLGPNGAGKTTTFYTVCGLVKPTSGKVFFDDEDITAIPLHKRALKGIGYLPQESSIFKDLSVEENLLLAAEIVIKDKEEQNRRVEELLELLDIEPIRQRKGISLSGGERRRTEIARALVSKPKFLLLDEPFAGVDPIAVKDIQDLINELTKIGIGVLITDHNVRETLQICHRAYVMKSGSLLASGTSEEIKKDINVKEHYLGEDFNF
- the tsaE gene encoding tRNA (adenosine(37)-N6)-threonylcarbamoyltransferase complex ATPase subunit type 1 TsaE; amino-acid sequence: MKREFLLDLSNISIFVDELKKILENRDCIVILRGDLASGKTTLVKHFVESLGIDDVVNSPTFSLQVLYGEDIFHYDLYNKTLEEFISLGMLEEFEKNGLHFVEWGDSKLENILNDYGFDVVVINILKNDDKRLYKIDE
- the trpD gene encoding anthranilate phosphoribosyltransferase, with the protein product MFLETKAKFDEIFQDKLSHDEMREYFLALYERGETASELAGAASSMRDFVIPLPISESLREKAIDIVGTGGDKSYSFNISSTVSILLASAGCFVAKHGNRSVTSKSGSADMLEALGINLNLSLEDTAKMLEVTGFGFMFAANHHPAMKYITPVRKTIDHRTIMNILGPLCNPAGVSKQVIGVFSKDFINKIATALDMLDCKRAMVLSSADGMDEVSISSITYATLLENGKQSDLEINPENYGLKLASKSDIVGAGPEINAQITRDILYGKENGAKLDIVLINSAVALLVDGKARDIKEGVEIARDAINGGKAKRKLEEIIKFSQKYSC
- a CDS encoding S4 domain-containing protein, with the translated sequence MRIDKFLNAVNITKRRAVAEDMLEHKVVFLNDVSVKKAKEVKVGDIIEIKYLEKSEKFKILQIPTTKSTPKSKIDEYVQRLN
- a CDS encoding SDR family NAD(P)-dependent oxidoreductase, translated to MQNILITGCSSGIGLETALFLQKNGIKVYASAREQKDVKMLEDLGLKAFKIDVRNKDEISFALNWILKEDKKLDCVFNNAGFAVPGAVEDINTNILKELFDTNFFGLHEVTTQAMRVFRDQGYGKIIQHSSVLGIISLRFRGAYNASKYAIEGLCDTLRLETLGSDIFISTINTGPVTSKFRENSLKNFKKYINIENSFWKSSYEKELKARLESSDDKGVFTLPPSSVANVVLEIIKSKKPKPRYYVTKATYILGFAKRVLSQKWLDKLLQKV
- a CDS encoding TIGR02757 family protein is translated as MTKKDKELKELLDIEANSRNNCFELSYEKPDPLMVAKKQKDEYAILICALFAYGNAKQIVKFLDSLDFSLLEKSEKQIEEKLKNHYYRFQNSSDVLAVFKTFRILKKEHSLEELFFEGYKNENSVLEGIDFVIQKIKETANYSSQGFDFLVGNPLKRDKNGKIKDSNAPYKRWNMFLRWMVRFDTLDLGLWKKIDKKDLILPLDTHTFKVSKKLGLLENRTYNLKSALEISQKLREFDANDPIKYDFAIYRLGQEKII